The genomic DNA GATGCTGCCCGCCTGGATGGGCGCCGACGTCATGCCGGGCCCCAGCGCCGTGGGCGTGAAGTCCGGCTTCCCATTGCGGTCTCCCAGGTAGGGAACTCCGCAGGGTGGATAGTCTTCATCATCCGGATTCGTGCCGGCGTCCTCGGGACTCGTGCCGGCATCGTTCGGCTCCGTCCCCGCGTCCTCGGGACCCGCGTCCTGGGGCTCCGAGCCCGCGTCCTTGGGACTCGTGCCCGCATCCTTTGGCTCCGTCCCCGAGTCAGGAGTCTTCGAGCCCCCGTCCTGGGTCGAGCCCGCGTCCCCGGGGTGCGGTTCCTGCTGGGCGCCACAGCCCAGGGAGAGACACAGCGACAGCAGCGCGACGGGAACAATCCTCATGGGAGGCGCTCGCATTCCGGTTCCCGGTCAGTAGCAGTTCACGTCGTCCTGTTTCGGGTAATAGTAGACGAAGGCATTGCAGTGCTCGTTCTGATCCACCTGGGGTCCGAAGGTGTAGCAGCAGTCGAGTTTATTCTCGGCGGTCTCATTCTTCTTCTGATCGAAGGCATCGAGCGCCTGGCAGCCCACGGGAGGCGGCAACCACTCGTAGGAGCACGTGTACCAGATGCCCGCGCCGGGCTGCAGCGTGCGGTTCAGCTCGGGCGAGCGCTCCATGGGCGGATCATCCCACGTGAGGGAGGTGTAGAAGCGCTCGGTCTCCGCGGGCCGTTGGTAGCTCATCCCATCCCATGCGTAGATCCTGAACTCCTTGCCGCGGCTGTGGAAGTGGCCGTTGGCGCCGATGACCTGGACGGGGACCTTGCTGCTGATCTGGCAGATGCCCTCGAAGGTGGGCTTGGGATTCTTCGTGCAGATCCGGATGGACTGCTTGGTGGCGAAGATGGTTCCCAGCTCGTGCTTCACCTGCTCCTTGGGCATGACCCAGAAGTTCACCCACACCTTGCCAAAGTCCTGGGGTGTCTTCTGGGTGGTCGCGTTGACGTAGTGGGTCTGCACCATCAGCCACTCGTCCGGTTGAATCACATTGGCGACTCCCTCGGGGTAGGTCCAGTCGAGCGTGCCCTTCTGCTGCGTGTTGGCCAGCAGGGGCCAATCCGCCCAGTTGGCGCTGTTGAAGCAGGGCCCCACGCCGTTGGAGTTCGGCTGGAAGAGACCATTGGCCGGGTCCAGCTCCAGGAGCGTGCGCACCCGGTAGATGTTCATGTGGTGCGAGCCCTCGCGCTGGGAGATCTGCACGCGGTGCAGGTTGATGGGCTCGTCGGACGGCAGGCCGTTGGCGGCCGCGATCTCCCCTACCTTGAAGAAGTAGCAGTCCTGCCGCTCGACACCCTGGGGGACCTCGGTCTCCTGGGTGATGAACTGGAAGCCCTGGCCCTGGGGAACGGGTTCCAGCGCGAGGGGATCCGTGGGCGTGGGTGCTGGGGGTTCAACGGTACCGGTGCAGGCCGAGGCCGTCAGGGCGAGCAGCGCGAGCAACTTCTTCATGGGGGGTCCCTTGGTGGCGGGGAAGTTGAACCGGCCGATCATCCTCCACTTCCCCGCGAAAAGCACCCCGAGGCGGCCCGTCAGCGCACCTGCCAGCGCATGGGCGCCGTCGGCTCTCTCGCGTAGAGCTTCCCGGCCGGGAGCGCGCCGTAGTAGAGCGCGTCCAACACGCCCACCACGCTCTTGCCGTTGAAGAGGCCCACCTCGCCCTGGGGCGCGAGTTTCAAGCCGAGCTGGCCCTGGGTCAGCCGCAATGTCTCGCCCGGTTGGATCGTGTGTGACGGCACGTTGCGCTTCTTGGCGTTGCGCAGGTCGGTGGTGATCACGAGCCCGGAGGTGCTCACCTTCTTCGTGCCGAGGTTGCGCAGCTCGATCCAACCCTGCTGGGCATTCACGGCCTGGAGCACGAGTTCCGGTTTCCAGCCGCGCCAGGCCGCCACCTGTCCGCGGAGGAAGCGGGTGCGCTCCTGGACGTACTTCTTCATGTAGCGAGGACCATCCAGGAATCGCGTCACGTCCGTGTGGGGGGCGTTCCCCATGTAGGGCGCGATCAGCGCATGGATGGCATCGATCCGCGCATGGATGACCCGCGGGTCGAGCAGTTCATCCAGGGCCCGCTCGACGAGCACCAGCTCCCGTTCACGCAGCTCGGGGTTGAGGAAGATGCGGGTGTTGAGGTTGGAGAAGATGGGCTTCCAGCGCTTGGGCTCCTTCTCCTCGCGGGCGAGGTACTCGTTCTCCACCCGGCCATCGAAGAGGCTGAAGTTGAAGAGCGGGTGCTCGTAGTCGGCGTCGGTCCGATTGCCGAAGGGGATGTACTTGGCGTCCGTGTTGTTGAAGTCCCACGGGACGTAGGAGATGCGCCCCGTCACGGCATCGTGGATGAGGTAGCTGCGAGAGTCCTCCACGGTTGCGTTGTCGATGAGCGCGTCCACGGCGAGCTCGCGCAGGTGGCGCTCCAGCTCGAACCGCTCGCTCAGCGCCTGGACGAACTGGGGTTCCGGCGCGTGATTGACCACGTCGAGGAAGTCATTGAGCGGGCCCCTCGAGCCGTTGTCGGGTGACTCCACCTCCCAATCGTGCTGGTAGGTGGCGTCGAAGGCCATCTTCATCTCGCAGTTCTTCGCTCCGCAGCGGTAGATGCTGCCTTCGGTATCGGCGAAGCCGCGGTTGGCGAGGAAGGGTTTGTCCACGCGCTCCAGGTCCACATAGACGCCCTGGAATTGGCCGTTGATGACCAGCCGCACGTACGTCGCCTTGGGCGCGGGCACGCCCATGGCGGCGAGCATGTCGTAGCCCAGCTTCTCCAGCATCATCGTGGAGTCGCGCCACTCGGAGATGAGGTTGATCTTCCGGCGTCCGTCGAACTTCGTGCCCTTGGGCAGCTCGACGCGCCAGCTCTTCTTGGGCCAGCTCCGGGAGCTGTTGCCGCGCAGTCGGATCTTCGCGCTTCGGTGCTGGCCATCCGGGGTGATGACGGTCGCGGGCTGCGGGGGGGTGTCCTTGTTCTTGTCGAAGAGCGCCAGCAGCTTGGGGTCGATCTCGACGGTGTACTGCCCCACCGTGGTCTGGAGCGGTGGGTAGGTGAATTGCGTGGGGAGCGGCGGCAAGGCCGCTTCCTCCATGGCGGATGACCCCGTCAGGTCGGGGCCCTCCCGTGACGCCTGCTCCGGGTCGGGTCCCACTTCGGGGGAACAACCTCCCCACAGCAGGACCGTCGCGAGACCCAACCAGCCCCAATTCCTTCTCACTCCCACCATGCTGCCCTCTCCTGCGCGGCTTTTCCGCACGGGATGAGCAAGGCTCACGCCACTTCCCCGGGCGGGAGCGGAGGTCCTCGGACGCTTGGGCCTAGTACTTCACGCAGGTCAGGCTGACGGTCCGCCCATGGTCGGTGCTGCCCTCGTTCCGATACGAGGCGACGCCGGTGAGCGCGGCCAGGTTGGCGCGCATGTTCCAGACGCCGTAGTTGGAGGTTCCATCCGTATCGGCCACGACGAAGCAGGAGCCATCGGCGGCGCCTGTCTGGGTGGGGCGGTACACCACGAAGGACGTGATTTCCTGGGCCGCGGTGATCACCGTACAGGTCGCCGTCATGCTTCCGTCCGTCATCTCGTACACGGAGTGACTGAAGGTGAGGTTTCCGCGCGCCGAGGAGGTCGAGCCCTCACAGACGTAATTGGTCTTGGGGGCGGCGCCGGCGGGGCCCGTGGCCCCCGTGGGGCCTTGTGCCCCCGTGGGGCCTTGAGGCCCCGTGGGGCCTTGAGGTCCAACGGGACCCGCTGGCCCCTGGCAACCCATGATGACGGCGGTGAGAACGATGGCGGCGATGGATTTGGACATGTTCGGGGCAACGTATCAGTCCCAGGCCCCGCTCGAAGCGGTCGCCGCTGTCCATCCGGCCAGCCAGGAGAGGCCTTGGTGGGCTCGGCCGCCCGGCTCGGGTCCGTGGGGCCTGAGCCAGGGGTCGAGGTCCGCGTCAGAAGGTCAGCAGCGCGCCCGTTTCGATTCCCAGCGTGGTTCGCTTCGACTCGGCGCGAGCCACGTCCACGTCCTGCAGCCGGAAGCGGGACTGGAAGAGGAACCCCTCCAGCACGAAGGCCAGTTTGCGGTGCGGCCTGAACTCATACCCCAGGCGCACCGTGCCGTTGTGCAGGATTCCGGGTCCCGTCCCCGAGAGGGTCGCGGTGCTGAAGGCGGGCGGAGCGTCGGGAGTCGCCGCGGTGGGGTAGCCGTAGCTGGGCACCACCTTCGCGGGTTCGAGCACCTTCTGATAGCCCGCCATTCCATAGACGGCGTGCCGGGCCGCGAGGAGCTGGCGCGCGGAGATGAATCCTCCCAATTCCCGCAGGTCCTCGTTCGCGCGGCCCTGGCTCAGGGTCAACAGGCCCAGGTTGGCGGCGTTCTGTCCGTAGTTGAGCTCCACGCGGATGTTGGTGTCCGCGGAGGGCGCGAGTTCGGAGAAGAGCGCGGCGGAGTAGGCGTTGCGGAAGCGCTCGTCGGGCGTCCCCAGGTTGAAGGGCAGCCGTGTGGCGATGGCCGATGCGCCGACCCGGCTCTTGCCGGACTTGTAGGCACCGCGCACCGCGAGGGTGGGCATGAAACCAATCTCGAAGGCGGCGTCCTTGGCGGTGACGTTGGGGGCGGGGAATCCCAGCGCCGCGCCCAGCTCCAGATGCTCGGTACCATGGATGTATTTGATCTGCTGGCGCATGAAGGAGGTATTTCCCGCCAGGAAGAGCGAGCCCACCATGTTGATTCCATGCGGATTGATGGGCGCGTGCAGATCCCAATCCTGACCCAGGGACAGGATGTGGCCGGGATGGAAGACATAATCCACGCGTGCGATGCGCACGCGCGGCAGGCTGGCGACGGTGGGGGTGGCCTTGGCGAAATCCACGAAGTCGATTTCGAGCTGCGCGCGTGCCTGTCCCTTCTCATTGAGCCAGAAGCCCACGCGGGATTGCGCCACCTGGAGGGTGTAGCGGGCATTGTCGGGCGCGACGGAGAAGATGGGGTTGCCCGCGGCGGAGATGGCCACGGCATTGGGTTGGCTGAAGGACTCCACCGCGCCGGAGGACACCACGAGCCGCGGATTGAAGGTGCCGTAGAAGCGGAAGAGGTTCTCCTCGTCCTGGACGGTGGGGGGAGTGGGGGGCGGCCGGGTGGCGTCCGCGGGCGCGGCGGATTCACCCGTGCTGGGGACCTGGGCCTGTGCACGGGGCGCGGAGCAGAGCCCCGCTGAGACGAGAATTACGGCGAGACGGGCATTTTTCATGGCTTCTCCTGGGGAGGGGCGCATGGGCACCCGATGCCGCGCTCGAATGAATCCATGTCATGTCCCTCCTCATGGAGGCGAGACGCTACGCAGGCCGCTTGGCGTTGTCGCGCACCTCTAGCGGGAGCCGGTGTTTTGACGCACCGCGATAGCGCCAGGGAGGCGGACGGGCCCGGAGATTGGTGGGTTTCGCGCGCGATCGAACATGATAAGGATCCGGCCCGATGGGGAGGCAATCCGTGACACGCCGGGGCTCGTGATGTGCAGGCCCCACCTTCCTCACAGAGATCCTCCACGTCATGAACCGGGTCCGGACTCACGTGGTCCCGGCCCTGGGAGCCAGCGTCCGTGCGTCATCTCCTGAAGAACCTGGGCCTCTATGCGCTCGCCGCCTGGGCCTCGCTCACGCTCAATTTCCTCATCCCCCGGATGATGCCGGGAGATCCCGCCTCGGCGATGTTCGCGCGCTTCGCCGGTCAGCTCCAGCCGGAGGCCATCGCGGCATTGCGCGAGGCATTTGGTTTCACGAACGAGCCGCTGTGGAACCAATACCTCACGTATGGCGCCAACATCCTGCAGGGCAACCTGGGCCTGTCCGTGGCCTACTTCCCCGCGACGGTGACGGAGGTGATCGGCACGGGTCTGGGTTGGACGCTCCTGCTGTCGGGCGTGGGAGTGATCATCAGCTTCTTGTTGGGCACGCTGCTCGGGGTGATCGCCACCTGGCGGCGCGGCGGCTGGCTGGACTCCTCGCTCCCCCCGATGTTGAGCTTCCTCGGTGCCTTCCCGTACTTCTGGCTCGCGATGATGCTCCTCTACGGGCTTGGCTTCTCGCTCGGGGCGTTTCCCCTGCGCCACGCCTACAGCGACATGCTGGAGCCCTCGCTGAGTGGTGAGTTCCTCTTGAGCGTCGCCGAGCACATGGTGCTGCCCGTGACGTCGATCGTGATCGCCTCGTTGGGCGGCTGGATGCTCGGGATGCGCAGCACCATGGTGGGCGTCCTGTCCGAGGACTACATCAGCCTGGCGAACGCCAAGGGTCTGTCTCAGCTGCGCATCATGTTCCACTACGCCGCGCGCAATGCCCTGCTGCCGAACATCACCAGCTTCGGTATGGCGCTCGGGTTCGTGCTCTCCGGCTCGTTGTTGACCGAGATCGTGTTCTCCTACCCTGGCCAGGGCTACCTGCTCATCCAGGCGGTGCGCAATCAGGACTATCCCCTCATGCAGGGCATCTTCCTGACCATCACCCTGGCCGTGCTGGCGGCGAACCTGCTCGTGGACATCCTCTACATCTGGCTCGATCCCAGGACGCGCGCGCGCTGACGGGGAACAAAGGCGGGAACCTGGAATGCAAGCCGCGAATCAAGGTGTGAGTGTTCAGCCGGGGGAGGGGGCCGTCGCCGTGAAGGCGGCGCGCCGTCCGCGCTCGGGATTCTTCTGGCAGTTGATCAGCAACCGCAAGGCGGCCGTGGGCGTGGGGCTCGTGACCTTCTTCCTGCTGCTCGCGATCTTCGGTCCGTTCCTCACGGAGGATCCGTCCGCGTTCGTGAGCGCCCCGCACCAGCCGCCGTCGTCCGAGTATCTGCTCGGGACGACGGGGCAGGGACAGGACGTGCTCGCGCAGACGATCGCGGGTGCGCGCACCTCCCTCACGGTGGGCTTCCTGGCGGGACTGGCCGTCATGGTGATCGGCGCGATCATCGGGATGGCATCGGGTTTCCTCGGAGGGTGGGTCGACAGCGTCCTGTCGCTGTTCACCAACGTGTTCCTCATCATCCCCGGCCTGCCCATGGCCGTGGTGATCGCCGCCTACCTGCGGCCCGGTCCGGTCACGATCGGCATCGTGCTGGTCATCACTGGCTGGGCCTGGAACGCGCGCGTGCTGCGCTCCCAGGTGCTCTCCCTGCGCGAGAAGGACTTCGTGTCCGCCGCGATCGTGAGCGGTGAGGGCCGCATGCGCATCATCTTCCGGGAGATCCTCCCCAACATGACGTCGTTGCTGATGAGCGGCTTCATCTCCGCCACCGTCTACGCGATTGGCGCCCAGGTGGGGCTCGAGTTCCTGGGCATTGGCGACGTGGGCGTCGTCACCTGGGGCACCAACCTGTACTGGGCGAGCAACAACGCGGCGCTCTTGACGGGGGCGTGGTGGACGGTGGTGCCCACGGGCTTGTGCGTGGCGCTCGTCGGGTTCGCGCTCGTGCTCGTCAACTTCGGAATCGACGAGATCACCAACCCGCGCCTGCGCTCGGATCGCTCGTGGACGCGGATGCTCAAGAGCCACAAACTCAAAGAGGGGCTCACGACCCCGGTGGTGAGACGCCTTGGACAATAAGACTTCCGCGCAACCGCTGCTCTCGGTCCGCGATCTCCGCGTGGAGTACATGACGCCCGGCGGCTCGGTGTGCGCCGTGGACGGAGTGTCGTTCGACATCGGCCGGGGCGAGGTGTTGGGGCTCGCGGGCGAGTCGGGCAGTGGCAAGTCGACCGCGGCCCAGGCCCTGCTCCGGCTGTTGCGCCCGCCCGCGGTCATCACCGGCGGCCAGGTGCTCTTCGAGGGCGAGGACGTGCTCTCGATGAACGACGCGCAGTTGCGTGCCTTCCGCTGGCGGAAGATCTCGTTCGTCTTCCAGAGCGCGATGAACGCGCTCAACCCGGTGCTCACCATTGGCGAGCAGATCGCCGATGCCATTCAGGCCCACCGTCCGGTGAAGAAGGCGGAAGCGTTCGACCGGGCCGCCTCGCTCCTCAAGCTCGTGGGCATCGACAGCTCGCGGCTGTCCAGCTTCCCGCACCAGTTGTCCGGCGGCATGCGGCAGCGCGTGGTGATCGCCATCGCGCTCGCGCTCGATCCGCCGCTGATGATCATGGACGAGCCGACGACGGCGCTCGATGTCGTCGTGCAGAAGGAAATCCTGCAGCAGATCACCGAGCTCAAGAACAAGATCGGCTTCTCCATCTTGTTCATCACGCATGATCTCTCGCTCCTGATGGAGTTCTCCACGCGCATCGCCATCCTCTACGCGGGACGGCTCGTGGAGGTGGCCTCCGCGAAGGAGCTGTTCCATTCACCCAAGCACCCGTACACGCGGGGGTTGTTGAACTCCGCGCCCTCGCTCCGGGGACCGCGCGGCAAGCTCGTGGGCATTCCGGGTTCGCCGCCGGACCTGCGCGCGCTTCCCCCGGGCTGCCGGTTCCATCCCCGGTGTCCCGAGGCGATGGCCCACTGCCGCAGTGACGTGCCCGATGTGCGCACGTTCGGTCCCGATCACCTCAGCGTCTGTCACCTGCACTCCCGATGACGATCCGCGATCCGCAGCGCCCGGCACTCCTCGAGGTCAGGGGTCTCAGCAAGTATTTCCACGTGGGCCAGGGCTTCAAGCCGAAGCAGTTGCGAGCCCTCCAGGACATCTCCTTCACCCTCGGTGAGCGGGAGGTCATCGCGCTCGTGGGGGAGTCTGGCAGTGGCAAGAGCACCATCGCGCGGTTGATCGCGCGGCTGATGCCCGTGTCGGGAGGGAAGATCTTCTTCCAGGGCCGGGACATCCTCGACGCGGAGCCGCGCGAGGCGTCTCGCGACTACCGCTCCCACGTGCAGATGATCTTCCAGGATCCGTTCGGCTCGTTGAACCCGGTCCACACGCTCGGCTACCACCTCGAGCGGCCGCTCCTGCTCCATGGCAAGGCCCGGACCGACGCGGAGCTGCGCGATCGCGTGCACGCGCTGCTCTCCACGGTGGACCTGAATCCTGCGGCGGAAGTCGCGGCCAAGTATCCGCACCAGCTCTCGGGCGGACAGCGGCAGCGCGTGGCGATCGCCCGCGCCCTCGCGCCCGAGCCCTCCATCATCCTGGCGGACGAGCCCATCTCCATGCTCGATGTGTCCATCCGCGTGGGCGTGCTCAACCTGATGGAGCGCCTCAAGGAGGAGCGAGGCATCTCCTACCTGTACATCACGCATGACCTCGCGAGCGCGCGCTACTTCGCGGACAGGACGATGGTCCTCTACGCGGGGCAGTTGGTGGAGAGCGCGCCGAGCGAGGAGTTGATGCAGCGTCCCGCGCATCCCTATACGCAACTGCTGCTCTCCGCGGTTCCGGATCCGACGGGCTCCATCACGAGCGAGCTGAAGGCCAGGCCCGGGGCACCCGTCTTGATCGATCCTCCTCCGGGCTGTCCGTTCGCCGCGCGCTGCCCGAACGTCCTGCCCGCGTGCCGAGAGCGGATGCCGGGCCGGACCCAGCTCGACGCTACCCGTTGGGTGCGCTGCCATCTCTTCGGAGAGGGCGCCCCGGCTGTTCCGGAGAAGGCCGAGGCCTGAGTCATCCACTCGGCTCTTTCCATCCCCAATCACAGAGGTCCCACACACGAATGGCAAACATCGGTTTCCCGAAGGGGTTCATCTGGGGTACGGCTACCTCCTCGTATCAGATCGAGGGGGCAGCGAAGGAGGACGGGCGCGGCGAGTCGATCTGGGACCGTTTCTCCAAGACGCCTGGAAAGGTGGGGGACGGGACGAATGGCGATGTCGCCTGTGACCACTACCACCGCTTCCGTGACGACATCGCGCTGATGAAGAGCCTGGGGATGCAGGCCTACCGCTTCTCCATCGCGTGGCCGCGCGTCCTTCCCTCGGGGCGGGGGAAGGTCAACCCGGCGGGGCTCGACTTCTACAACCGCCTGGTGGATGCGCTGCTCGAGGCGGGCATCGAGCCCTTCGTGACGCTCTACCACTGGGATCTCCCCCAGGCGTTGCAGGACGAGGGCGGGTGGACCCAGCGCTCGACCGCGGAGGCCTTCGTCGAGTACTCGGGCGTCGTCGCTCGCTCGCTGGGCGACCGGGTGAAGAAGTGGATCACCCACAACGAGCCGTGGTGCACGAGCATGCTCGGGTACGAGAAGGGCATCCACGCTCCCGGCATCAAGGACTTCCGCTCGGCGCTCGCCGCGAGCCATCACGTGCTGCTCTCGCACGGGTGGGCCGTGCCGGTGATCCGCGCCGCGAGTCCGGGCTCCCAGGTGGGCATCACGCTCAACCTGTCCCCCGCCGAGGCCGCCTCGCCGAGCGCCGCCGACTACGACGCCTTCCGGAACCACGACGGCTACTTCAACCGCTGGTTCCTGGATCCACTCTACGGGCGTCACTACCCGGCGGACATGGTCGCGGACTACATCAAGGCGGGCCACCTGCCGGCCGAGGGGCTCACCGTGGTGAAGCCGGGAGACCTCCAGGCCATCGCGGTGCCGTGCGACTTCCTCGGCATCAACTACTACAACCGCGCCGTGCTGCGCAGTGACAAGG from Melittangium boletus DSM 14713 includes the following:
- a CDS encoding CotH kinase family protein, with protein sequence MPPLPTQFTYPPLQTTVGQYTVEIDPKLLALFDKNKDTPPQPATVITPDGQHRSAKIRLRGNSSRSWPKKSWRVELPKGTKFDGRRKINLISEWRDSTMMLEKLGYDMLAAMGVPAPKATYVRLVINGQFQGVYVDLERVDKPFLANRGFADTEGSIYRCGAKNCEMKMAFDATYQHDWEVESPDNGSRGPLNDFLDVVNHAPEPQFVQALSERFELERHLRELAVDALIDNATVEDSRSYLIHDAVTGRISYVPWDFNNTDAKYIPFGNRTDADYEHPLFNFSLFDGRVENEYLAREEKEPKRWKPIFSNLNTRIFLNPELRERELVLVERALDELLDPRVIHARIDAIHALIAPYMGNAPHTDVTRFLDGPRYMKKYVQERTRFLRGQVAAWRGWKPELVLQAVNAQQGWIELRNLGTKKVSTSGLVITTDLRNAKKRNVPSHTIQPGETLRLTQGQLGLKLAPQGEVGLFNGKSVVGVLDALYYGALPAGKLYAREPTAPMRWQVR
- a CDS encoding ABC transporter permease; this translates as MRHLLKNLGLYALAAWASLTLNFLIPRMMPGDPASAMFARFAGQLQPEAIAALREAFGFTNEPLWNQYLTYGANILQGNLGLSVAYFPATVTEVIGTGLGWTLLLSGVGVIISFLLGTLLGVIATWRRGGWLDSSLPPMLSFLGAFPYFWLAMMLLYGLGFSLGAFPLRHAYSDMLEPSLSGEFLLSVAEHMVLPVTSIVIASLGGWMLGMRSTMVGVLSEDYISLANAKGLSQLRIMFHYAARNALLPNITSFGMALGFVLSGSLLTEIVFSYPGQGYLLIQAVRNQDYPLMQGIFLTITLAVLAANLLVDILYIWLDPRTRAR
- a CDS encoding ABC transporter permease, whose translation is MSVQPGEGAVAVKAARRPRSGFFWQLISNRKAAVGVGLVTFFLLLAIFGPFLTEDPSAFVSAPHQPPSSEYLLGTTGQGQDVLAQTIAGARTSLTVGFLAGLAVMVIGAIIGMASGFLGGWVDSVLSLFTNVFLIIPGLPMAVVIAAYLRPGPVTIGIVLVITGWAWNARVLRSQVLSLREKDFVSAAIVSGEGRMRIIFREILPNMTSLLMSGFISATVYAIGAQVGLEFLGIGDVGVVTWGTNLYWASNNAALLTGAWWTVVPTGLCVALVGFALVLVNFGIDEITNPRLRSDRSWTRMLKSHKLKEGLTTPVVRRLGQ
- a CDS encoding ABC transporter ATP-binding protein, giving the protein MDNKTSAQPLLSVRDLRVEYMTPGGSVCAVDGVSFDIGRGEVLGLAGESGSGKSTAAQALLRLLRPPAVITGGQVLFEGEDVLSMNDAQLRAFRWRKISFVFQSAMNALNPVLTIGEQIADAIQAHRPVKKAEAFDRAASLLKLVGIDSSRLSSFPHQLSGGMRQRVVIAIALALDPPLMIMDEPTTALDVVVQKEILQQITELKNKIGFSILFITHDLSLLMEFSTRIAILYAGRLVEVASAKELFHSPKHPYTRGLLNSAPSLRGPRGKLVGIPGSPPDLRALPPGCRFHPRCPEAMAHCRSDVPDVRTFGPDHLSVCHLHSR
- a CDS encoding ABC transporter ATP-binding protein, producing the protein MTIRDPQRPALLEVRGLSKYFHVGQGFKPKQLRALQDISFTLGEREVIALVGESGSGKSTIARLIARLMPVSGGKIFFQGRDILDAEPREASRDYRSHVQMIFQDPFGSLNPVHTLGYHLERPLLLHGKARTDAELRDRVHALLSTVDLNPAAEVAAKYPHQLSGGQRQRVAIARALAPEPSIILADEPISMLDVSIRVGVLNLMERLKEERGISYLYITHDLASARYFADRTMVLYAGQLVESAPSEELMQRPAHPYTQLLLSAVPDPTGSITSELKARPGAPVLIDPPPGCPFAARCPNVLPACRERMPGRTQLDATRWVRCHLFGEGAPAVPEKAEA
- a CDS encoding GH1 family beta-glucosidase, whose product is MANIGFPKGFIWGTATSSYQIEGAAKEDGRGESIWDRFSKTPGKVGDGTNGDVACDHYHRFRDDIALMKSLGMQAYRFSIAWPRVLPSGRGKVNPAGLDFYNRLVDALLEAGIEPFVTLYHWDLPQALQDEGGWTQRSTAEAFVEYSGVVARSLGDRVKKWITHNEPWCTSMLGYEKGIHAPGIKDFRSALAASHHVLLSHGWAVPVIRAASPGSQVGITLNLSPAEAASPSAADYDAFRNHDGYFNRWFLDPLYGRHYPADMVADYIKAGHLPAEGLTVVKPGDLQAIAVPCDFLGINYYNRAVLRSDKVPEAENHPRTVFLAPESEWTEMGWEVHADSLRRLLTRLHLDYAPGKLYVTENGASFSTGPDAQGRVRDDRRLAYLRDHFLAARKAMDAGAPLAGYFVWSLLDNFEWDRGYSQRFGMVWVNYETQQRIPKDSALWYRDVIKANAVSEP